From the genome of Arthrobacter russicus:
GGATCTTGGGCGGGGCCACTGGTCGGGCCCGGGCCGGACCGCCGGGATCAGCATCCGGGGGCTGAGCCGGAGCGCCGGTCAGGCGGTCGGGTCGGAGGCAAACACCAGGCGGAGCAGCTCGATGGCGCCGGACTTGTCCAGGGGATTGTTCTTGTTCCCGCATTTGGGCGATTGCACGCAGGACGGGCAACCGGATTCGCATTCGCAGGCCGCAATCGCGTCGTGCGTGGCCTGCAGCCAGCGTCTGGCCATGTCATATCCGCGTTCGGCGAAGCCGGCACCGCCGGGGTGGCCGTCATAGACGAACACAGTGGGCTGCCCGGTGTCCGCGTGCAGCGCCGTCGATACCCCGCCGACGTCCCACCGGTCGCTCGAGGCGACCAAGGGCAGCAGTCCGATCGCTGCATGTTCCGCGGCATGCAAGGAGCCAGGGAAACGGGCTTGGGCCAGGCCGTTCGCGACCAGGAATGCCGGTTCCACGGTGAACCAGACGGCTTTTGTGAACAAATCCCGGGCGCCGAGTTGCAGGGGTTCTTCACCCAGGATTTCATTCGAAACCAGCGCTTTGCGCTGGAAGGAGACCACTTGCGTGGTCACTTGGACTTCGCCGAAGTGCAAGGTCACCGGTCCCCAGACGGATTCCTTGAGGCTGTTGACCACTTCGATCTGAGTGACGTCGCGAGCCGTGGTGTAGAAGTCTGGCCAGGCCCGGCGCACGACCGCGCAATGGTCGGCTTCGTTGAGCTCTTCGACGAGGTAGTTCAACCCTTGATGGACGTAGACCGCCCCGGCATGCGCCTGGTAATGCGATTGCGGTGAACCCATGGTGCCCAGAACGGTCCCGGTGTCCGCCTCGACGATGCTGATCGGTCCGCCCCCGTCCTCGCGGAGATTCACCATGCCGGCGGCGCTTTGCGGATGGGTCCAGAACCAGCCGGCGGGCCGGCGTCGCAAATAGCCTTCTGCGACCAAGGAGTCCAACAGGGCTTCGGTACTGGCTCCGAAGAGTGCCAGGTCGTTCGGGCCCAAGGGGATTTCGGCGGCGGCGGCGCACAGCTGCGGGCCCAACACGAAAGGGTTTCCGGGGTCGAACACACTGGCCTCGACCGGAACGTCGAAGATCGCTTCCGGGTGGTTGACCAGATAGGTGTCCAACGGGTCGTCACTGGCGATGAAGGCTGCCAAAGCATCCTGCCCCGCTCGGCCGGCACGGCCGAACTGCTGGAAAAGCGAAGCCCTGGTGCCGGGCCAGCCGGCCACCAGCACCGCGTCCAGGCCGGAGACGTCGATGCCCAGTTCCAAGGCGGAGGTGCTGGCCACACCGAGCAGCTTTCCGGAGCGCAGGGACTGCTCCAACTCGCGCCGTTCTTCGGGCAAATAGCCGCTCCGGTAGGCGGCGACGCGTTGCGGCAGGCTCGGATCCACTTCTTCGAGCAGGCGTTTGGTATTGCCGGAGATCGCCTCGGCACCGCGTCTCGACTTGATGAACGCTATGGTCCGAACCCGGGCCGCGACCAGATCGGCCAGCAGATTCGACGTTTCCGCAATGCTGGTCCGCCGTTCCGGGGCGCCGTTCTCACCACTGACTTCGCTCAATGCGGGCTCCCAGAAGGCCACCGTGGTGGCACCGTGCGGCGAAGCGTCCTCGGTCACCGCGGCCACCGGCATCCCGATCAGCCGGCCGAAGGATTCCTGCGGTTGGGCCGAGGTCGCCGAAGCCGCGATGAAGACCGGGGCCGAGCCGTGCTGCCGGCAGATCCGGCGCAGTCTGCGCAGCACCGCCGCCACGTGCGAGCCGAACACGCCCCGGTAGCCGTGCGCCTCGTCCACGATCACATAACGCAGGCGGCGGAAGAACTTCGCCCACCATTCATGATTGGGCAGCACGCCGAAATGCAGCATGTCCGGATTGCAGAGCACGAAGTTCGCGTGCTCGCGGATCCAGCGGCGCTCCGACGCTTCGGTGTCGCCGTCGTAGGTCTCCGCACGCAAAGCGGAGAGCCCGAGGGCGCGGAGCGAGCTCAGCTGATCGGCGGCGAGCGCTTTGGTCGGAGCCAAGTAGAGCACGACGGCGTCCGCTGCCTCATCGACGAAGCGTCCGGTCGCGGCCGCTTTGGCTTCTTCCGCCCGGCAAATCGCGTCCAGTGCCGGAAGCTGGTAGCCGAGGGACTTTCCGGAGGCGGTGCCGGTTGCCAAAATCACGTGCTGACCGGCATGCGCCAATTCGGCGGCCTCGACCTGGTGTCGCCAGGGCTGCTGGATCCCCACGGACCCCAGGGCCCGGATTACTTCGGGATGCGCCCATCGGGGCCAGGGCGCTTCAACCGCCGCGCGAGCCGGCAAGACCCGGACGTGGCGCAGCTGCTCCGGTTCCGGGCCCCGGCCCAAATACTTCAGCAATTGCGACGGCTCATCCACCGTGCCATTATCCACCGCAGCCACGGCCAAGCCCGCCCCGGCTCCGGGCGGGCCTGGAACCGGGGCGGCTGGGTAAAACCGGATGCCGGGGGAGTCAGCTCAATTGACGGCGACACCGGTGGTGCTGGTGATCCAGTCGGCAGAGGCCGGTACGGAAGCGTACTCCACGTCGTTGGGGTCGTTGTAGCTGTTGGTGCCGGAGCAAACCCCGACCAGCTTGCCGTTGACGATCAACGGTCCGCCGGAGTCGCCCTTGTAGGCTTGGCCGCTGCCGCGGGTCTCCACGATCGACGGTCCTGACCAGCCCTGATCGTCGGTGCCGGCGATGGTCACGCTTGCGGTCTTCAGTTTCGCGGCGGCCGGTGCTCCCGGAGCGGTGCGGCCCCAACCGTAAATGTCGCCGGGGGTGCCCTGGCTGGGTGTGCTTCCACCCAGCGTCGCGTAGCTGCCCTGGTACGGGGCGGTCAGCTCGGCCAGGGCGACGTCGCCCTGGGACCATTGCGCAACCCGCTTGACCTTGACCGCGGTGCCGCCGTTCAAGTCGGCACTGCCGACTTTGAAGCTGATCGAGCTGGCACTGTTACCCTCCACGCAATGCTTGGCCAAGATCACCCAGGTCGGCGAAATCAGCGAAGCCGAGCAGTTGAACGAGCCGTTGACGAATTCCCGGGCAGCGAAGGGGACCTTGGCGAAATCGGCATTGCTGCCGTCGATGATCCGCGGGGAGACACTGGTGCTT
Proteins encoded in this window:
- a CDS encoding S1 family peptidase, coding for MKLAPLAAVIGTAAMLSLTGMSSATAATHEAAPLAKSTSVSPRIIDGSNADFAKVPFAAREFVNGSFNCSASLISPTWVILAKHCVEGNSASSISFKVGSADLNGGTAVKVKRVAQWSQGDVALAELTAPYQGSYATLGGSTPSQGTPGDIYGWGRTAPGAPAAAKLKTASVTIAGTDDQGWSGPSIVETRGSGQAYKGDSGGPLIVNGKLVGVCSGTNSYNDPNDVEYASVPASADWITSTTGVAVN
- a CDS encoding DEAD/DEAH box helicase encodes the protein MDEPSQLLKYLGRGPEPEQLRHVRVLPARAAVEAPWPRWAHPEVIRALGSVGIQQPWRHQVEAAELAHAGQHVILATGTASGKSLGYQLPALDAICRAEEAKAAATGRFVDEAADAVVLYLAPTKALAADQLSSLRALGLSALRAETYDGDTEASERRWIREHANFVLCNPDMLHFGVLPNHEWWAKFFRRLRYVIVDEAHGYRGVFGSHVAAVLRRLRRICRQHGSAPVFIAASATSAQPQESFGRLIGMPVAAVTEDASPHGATTVAFWEPALSEVSGENGAPERRTSIAETSNLLADLVAARVRTIAFIKSRRGAEAISGNTKRLLEEVDPSLPQRVAAYRSGYLPEERRELEQSLRSGKLLGVASTSALELGIDVSGLDAVLVAGWPGTRASLFQQFGRAGRAGQDALAAFIASDDPLDTYLVNHPEAIFDVPVEASVFDPGNPFVLGPQLCAAAAEIPLGPNDLALFGASTEALLDSLVAEGYLRRRPAGWFWTHPQSAAGMVNLREDGGGPISIVEADTGTVLGTMGSPQSHYQAHAGAVYVHQGLNYLVEELNEADHCAVVRRAWPDFYTTARDVTQIEVVNSLKESVWGPVTLHFGEVQVTTQVVSFQRKALVSNEILGEEPLQLGARDLFTKAVWFTVEPAFLVANGLAQARFPGSLHAAEHAAIGLLPLVASSDRWDVGGVSTALHADTGQPTVFVYDGHPGGAGFAERGYDMARRWLQATHDAIAACECESGCPSCVQSPKCGNKNNPLDKSGAIELLRLVFASDPTA